Proteins encoded by one window of Desulfovibrio oxyclinae DSM 11498:
- the ileS gene encoding isoleucine--tRNA ligase has product MSDYKKTLLLPKTKFPMKANLKQREPETLKYWAEIDAYDQMISSGGENGEYCLHDGPPYANGHIHMGTALNKVLKDIVVKSRNMQGQKAQYVPGWDCHGLPIEHKVEQELKKKRKELPTLTVRKICREYAEKWLGVQRKEFKRLGVFGTWEDPYMTMKPEYEAATARELGRFMENNGVVRGKKPIYWCCDCHTALAEAEVEYADHTSPSIYVRFPMFDEKVKDIAGVDPQKTYVVIWTTTPWTIPDNMAVAVHPDFDYVFVEVEGNFYVVAEGMLETVAEAAGWDSPKVVATVKGSELEGLKPKHPIYDRESPMVLADYVTLEAGTGCVHTAPGHGPDDFVTGKRYGLDIYSPMNDRGEFLDEVEFFAGMNVFDANPKVIEKLEELGNLLASSKISHSYPHCWRCKQPVIFRATTQWFIGMEQNDLRGRALKAIDGDVNWIPAWGREXIHNMIANRPDWCISRQRNWGVPISALICKECDETWFDAQWVYDICDKYAKHPTGCDYWFEAPIEELVPEGLTCPKCGAAHWKRERDILDVWFDSGTSFAAVVEQREETTYPADLYLEGSDQHRGWFHSSLLASMGTRGKAPYKSVLTHGYVVDGEGRKMSKSIGNVIAPQEIIDKYGAEILRMWVSASNYQEDVRISDETLDRLVDAYRRIRNTCRYLLSNLNDFDPAKDRVSAEDMLPLDRYALDLVTRSHDTIQNAYKNYEFHKVYHTLHNLCVVDLSSFYLDILKDRLYVEEQDGRKRRSAQTALWQILMMLLVDMAPVLSFTAEEAFQNLPEAIKSSLPQQQTVFALRFAPDSVNMDEAERTAWEKRLAIRHEVNRTIEPKRKEGVIGKPLDARVTLFGDIQPLFELEDFDAKEFFIVSSLAFAPETEATSEAFEAEEVSGLRILVERAPGEKCQRCWRISEDLGGNPDHPEACPRCTAVLETLDQE; this is encoded by the coding sequence ATGAGTGATTACAAGAAAACTCTTCTGCTGCCCAAAACCAAGTTCCCCATGAAGGCGAACCTCAAGCAGCGTGAACCGGAAACCCTGAAGTACTGGGCAGAGATCGACGCCTACGACCAGATGATTTCCTCCGGTGGCGAGAACGGTGAATATTGCCTCCACGACGGCCCTCCCTATGCCAACGGCCACATTCACATGGGCACCGCGCTCAACAAGGTGCTCAAGGACATCGTGGTAAAATCCCGCAACATGCAGGGGCAGAAGGCTCAGTACGTGCCGGGCTGGGACTGTCACGGCCTGCCTATCGAGCACAAGGTCGAGCAGGAGCTGAAGAAGAAACGCAAAGAGCTGCCCACCCTCACCGTGCGCAAAATCTGCCGCGAGTATGCCGAGAAGTGGCTGGGCGTGCAGCGCAAGGAGTTCAAGCGTCTCGGCGTGTTCGGCACCTGGGAAGATCCCTACATGACCATGAAGCCCGAATACGAAGCTGCCACCGCCCGCGAACTGGGCAGATTCATGGAAAACAACGGCGTGGTTCGCGGCAAGAAGCCCATTTACTGGTGCTGCGACTGCCATACCGCACTGGCCGAGGCTGAAGTCGAATACGCGGACCACACTTCCCCGTCCATCTACGTCCGCTTTCCCATGTTCGATGAAAAGGTCAAGGACATCGCCGGTGTCGATCCGCAGAAGACCTACGTCGTGATCTGGACCACCACACCGTGGACCATACCCGACAACATGGCCGTGGCCGTGCACCCCGATTTTGACTACGTTTTCGTCGAGGTCGAAGGTAATTTCTACGTGGTTGCCGAAGGTATGCTGGAGACCGTTGCCGAAGCCGCCGGATGGGACTCCCCGAAGGTCGTCGCAACGGTCAAGGGTTCCGAGCTGGAAGGGCTCAAGCCGAAGCACCCCATCTACGACCGCGAATCCCCCATGGTTCTGGCTGATTATGTCACCCTCGAAGCGGGTACCGGCTGCGTTCACACCGCCCCCGGACACGGCCCCGACGACTTCGTGACCGGCAAGCGCTACGGACTGGACATTTATTCCCCCATGAACGACCGCGGCGAATTCCTCGACGAGGTTGAGTTCTTCGCCGGGATGAACGTCTTCGACGCCAACCCCAAGGTCATCGAGAAACTTGAAGAACTGGGCAACCTGCTGGCGTCCTCCAAAATCAGCCACTCCTACCCGCACTGCTGGCGCTGCAAGCAGCCGGTCATCTTCCGCGCCACCACCCAGTGGTTCATCGGCATGGAACAAAACGACCTGCGCGGTCGCGCCCTCAAGGCCATTGACGGCGACGTGAACTGGATTCCGGCATGGGGCAGGGAGCNCATCCATAACATGATCGCCAACCGTCCCGACTGGTGCATTTCCCGTCAGCGCAACTGGGGCGTACCCATCTCCGCGCTCATCTGCAAGGAATGCGACGAGACGTGGTTCGACGCGCAGTGGGTCTACGACATCTGCGACAAATACGCCAAGCACCCCACGGGATGCGACTACTGGTTCGAAGCCCCCATCGAGGAGCTCGTCCCCGAAGGACTGACCTGTCCCAAGTGCGGCGCCGCCCACTGGAAGCGCGAACGCGACATCCTCGACGTGTGGTTCGACTCCGGCACCAGCTTCGCCGCGGTTGTCGAACAGCGTGAAGAGACCACCTACCCCGCCGACCTGTATCTGGAAGGCTCCGACCAGCATCGCGGCTGGTTCCACAGCTCGCTGCTGGCCTCCATGGGAACGCGCGGCAAGGCGCCCTACAAATCCGTGCTGACACACGGCTACGTTGTGGACGGTGAAGGACGCAAAATGTCCAAGTCCATCGGCAACGTCATCGCGCCGCAGGAGATCATCGACAAATACGGCGCGGAAATTCTGCGCATGTGGGTCTCCGCCTCCAACTATCAGGAAGATGTGCGCATCTCCGACGAGACGCTGGACAGGCTCGTGGACGCCTATCGCCGCATCCGCAATACCTGCCGCTATCTGCTGTCGAACCTGAACGACTTTGATCCGGCGAAGGATCGCGTGTCTGCCGAGGACATGCTCCCGCTGGACCGGTATGCGCTGGATCTGGTGACCCGCAGTCACGATACCATCCAGAACGCCTACAAGAACTACGAGTTCCACAAGGTTTACCACACGCTGCACAACCTCTGCGTCGTGGACCTGTCCTCCTTCTATCTGGACATCCTCAAGGATCGCCTCTACGTGGAGGAACAGGATGGCCGCAAGCGCCGTAGCGCGCAGACCGCCCTGTGGCAGATTCTCATGATGCTGCTCGTGGATATGGCTCCGGTGCTCTCCTTCACTGCGGAGGAAGCGTTCCAGAATCTGCCCGAGGCCATCAAGAGCTCCCTGCCGCAGCAGCAAACCGTGTTCGCCCTGCGCTTCGCTCCGGATTCCGTGAACATGGACGAGGCAGAGCGTACCGCTTGGGAAAAGCGCCTGGCCATCCGTCACGAAGTGAACCGAACCATCGAACCCAAGCGCAAGGAAGGCGTCATCGGCAAACCGCTTGATGCCCGCGTGACCCTCTTCGGCGATATCCAGCCCCTGTTCGAACTGGAAGACTTCGACGCCAAGGAATTCTTCATCGTTTCCTCACTGGCGTTCGCTCCTGAAACCGAAGCCACTTCCGAAGCCTTTGAGGCGGAAGAGGTCTCCGGTCTCAGGATTCTTGTCGAACGTGCCCCGGGCGAGAAGTGCCAGCGCTGCTGGCGCATCAGCGAAGACCTTGGCGGCAACCCGGATCATCCGGAAGCCTGCCCGCGCTGCACCGCTGTTCTCGAAACGCTGGATCAGGAATAG
- a CDS encoding divergent polysaccharide deacetylase family protein gives MNDEYKGPEEVQEQEGNKGRWSDKLLRPVPIAATAVALCLLVTLFVFISLRSAPDAALPPSGVEVATDNATASENMNAGRAYEEPQGPGIAEQVRLVDFSLLEALKVHETDFSELHLDDVEVRSHEGEDYHFQKMTLPEPEDISDFLADLHTALERRLSRAQVEKRGSDLVSISVDGVQTHTITFSHKPKAPLLGDGAPQGPIMAVVIDDVGENLYLLRRMLKLDIPLAYAVWPHSTHTFESARLIRESGNPLLIHFPMQPQGWPETNPGKGAVFTDMTADQIKRIVRENLELVPGAQGVNNHMGSAFTEFYTGMKVVLNELDQQGLFFLDSRTTSRSAGRKAARKVGIPFYRRDVFIDNTRDVQAIILQLKKAERIARKHGMAIAIGHPHKETVAALEKWQASLDGKVSIVPITQISPEFKEQAPIVSLGTTPTETP, from the coding sequence ATGAACGACGAATACAAAGGACCTGAAGAGGTTCAGGAACAGGAAGGCAATAAGGGCCGGTGGAGCGACAAGCTCCTCCGGCCCGTCCCCATCGCGGCTACCGCAGTGGCCCTGTGCCTTTTGGTCACGCTGTTCGTTTTTATCAGCCTGAGGTCGGCCCCTGATGCCGCCCTTCCGCCCTCCGGGGTCGAGGTGGCCACCGACAACGCCACTGCATCGGAAAACATGAATGCAGGACGTGCCTATGAAGAGCCGCAAGGGCCCGGAATTGCCGAACAGGTCCGTCTGGTCGATTTTTCTCTTCTCGAAGCCCTGAAAGTCCATGAAACCGATTTCAGCGAACTGCATCTCGACGACGTAGAGGTACGTTCGCACGAAGGCGAGGACTACCACTTCCAGAAAATGACGCTCCCGGAGCCTGAAGACATCAGTGATTTTCTTGCTGACCTGCACACGGCGCTTGAGCGGCGTCTTTCCCGCGCACAGGTTGAAAAAAGGGGGAGCGATCTCGTCAGCATCAGTGTTGACGGCGTGCAGACGCACACCATTACCTTCTCCCATAAACCGAAGGCGCCACTGCTTGGCGACGGAGCTCCGCAGGGGCCGATCATGGCCGTGGTCATCGATGACGTTGGCGAAAACCTGTATCTGCTGCGCAGGATGCTCAAGCTCGACATCCCCCTTGCCTATGCTGTCTGGCCGCACAGCACACACACTTTTGAGTCCGCCCGGCTGATACGCGAATCCGGTAATCCCCTGCTGATTCATTTTCCGATGCAGCCTCAGGGGTGGCCTGAGACCAACCCCGGTAAAGGGGCAGTTTTCACGGATATGACCGCCGATCAGATCAAGAGAATCGTCAGGGAGAATCTTGAGCTGGTCCCCGGAGCGCAGGGTGTGAACAACCACATGGGCTCGGCTTTCACGGAGTTTTACACCGGAATGAAAGTCGTGCTCAACGAGCTTGATCAACAAGGGCTGTTCTTTCTGGACAGCCGCACCACCTCGCGCTCCGCAGGCCGCAAGGCGGCGCGCAAGGTTGGCATTCCGTTCTACCGTCGTGACGTGTTCATAGACAACACCCGAGACGTTCAGGCAATCATCCTTCAGCTCAAGAAAGCGGAACGGATCGCCCGAAAGCATGGCATGGCAATAGCCATCGGACACCCCCATAAGGAAACGGTTGCCGCCCTCGAAAAGTGGCAGGCTAGCCTTGACGGAAAGGTTTCCATCGTTCCCATCACTCAGATTTCCCCGGAATTCAAAGAGCAGGCGCCGATCGTCTCCCTTGGAACAACTCCGACAGAGACTCCATAG
- the fliM gene encoding flagellar motor switch protein FliM → MSKILEQDEVDALLRGLSGGDVETEAELPEDDSGVVSFDLANQDRIIRGRMPVLEIVNDRFARLCTNALANTMRKRVDINPISIDMSKFGDFMRSLPVPTSISIFKMDPLRGNALLVVDSRLVFALVENFFGGAGSQPKVEGRDFTPIEQAIVEKVVLIALNNMEESWQPVHEVHIEMVRTEVNPQFAAIVPPSDVVIVITFEVELENAIGSLIVCLPYATMEPIRSKLHASFQSERLEVDHVWINRFKERLMDTPVEMVVRLGKTTITGRQLLNLEEGDIMLLDTDEDNLLEAEIEGVKKFYGLPGRVKGNKAFKVSKEEDIRF, encoded by the coding sequence ATGAGCAAGATTCTTGAACAAGATGAAGTCGATGCCCTGCTCCGGGGACTCTCGGGAGGGGATGTCGAAACCGAGGCGGAGCTGCCGGAAGACGATTCCGGGGTCGTATCATTCGACCTCGCGAACCAGGACAGGATCATCCGAGGGCGGATGCCGGTTCTGGAAATCGTCAACGACCGCTTTGCCCGGCTCTGCACCAATGCGCTGGCCAACACCATGCGCAAACGGGTGGACATCAACCCGATCTCCATCGACATGTCCAAGTTTGGCGACTTCATGCGTTCCCTGCCGGTTCCGACCTCCATCTCCATCTTCAAAATGGATCCCCTTCGCGGGAACGCCCTGCTCGTGGTTGATTCCCGACTCGTCTTTGCCCTCGTTGAAAACTTCTTCGGCGGCGCAGGCAGCCAGCCCAAGGTCGAAGGCCGCGATTTCACGCCCATTGAGCAGGCCATTGTCGAGAAGGTCGTACTCATCGCGCTCAACAACATGGAGGAGTCCTGGCAACCGGTGCACGAGGTGCATATCGAAATGGTACGCACCGAGGTGAACCCGCAGTTCGCTGCCATTGTTCCGCCCTCTGACGTGGTCATCGTCATCACCTTTGAGGTCGAGCTTGAGAACGCCATCGGCTCGCTGATCGTCTGCCTGCCTTACGCCACCATGGAGCCCATCCGCTCCAAACTGCACGCCTCCTTCCAGTCCGAGCGCCTCGAAGTGGACCACGTGTGGATCAACCGCTTCAAGGAGCGGCTCATGGACACGCCGGTGGAAATGGTGGTCCGCCTCGGCAAGACAACTATAACCGGCCGCCAGCTGTTGAACCTTGAAGAGGGCGACATCATGCTGCTCGACACCGACGAGGACAACCTGCTCGAAGCCGAGATCGAGGGCGTAAAGAAGTTCTATGGCCTGCCCGGACGGGTCAAGGGCAACAAGGCCTTCAAGGTCTCGAAGGAAGAGGACATCAGATTCTGA
- the proC gene encoding pyrroline-5-carboxylate reductase: MKKIGFIGVGNMGSAIIRGMAVRDDVEIHGTDLNAEVIATLENEYGLKAQPDAKALAEAVDYVVLAVKPQHASKVLESISPALGPDKCLVSICAGLTVDTLREMSGQECPVVRIMPNTPAMVGEGVFAICLDDEQLSDESKSFIPEIFDGLGLVKVLSEKQFDAFTAVIGSGPAYVFYFMEALMEAGVNLGLTRQESTEMVEALFSGSSRLAKESDHHVSQLREMVSSPAGTTIKALLHLDRTATRGNIVDAVTESYLRSIELGSK, encoded by the coding sequence ATGAAAAAAATCGGGTTCATAGGCGTAGGAAACATGGGGTCCGCCATCATCCGCGGCATGGCCGTGCGTGATGACGTCGAGATTCACGGCACCGACCTCAACGCCGAGGTCATCGCCACCCTCGAAAATGAATACGGCCTCAAGGCCCAGCCGGACGCCAAGGCGCTCGCCGAAGCGGTGGACTATGTCGTACTCGCGGTCAAGCCGCAGCACGCGTCCAAGGTTCTGGAAAGCATCTCCCCCGCCCTCGGCCCGGACAAGTGCCTCGTTTCCATCTGCGCCGGACTGACCGTGGATACGCTCCGCGAGATGTCCGGACAGGAATGCCCCGTGGTCCGCATCATGCCCAATACGCCCGCCATGGTCGGCGAAGGCGTCTTCGCGATCTGTCTTGACGACGAACAACTGTCCGACGAGAGCAAAAGCTTCATTCCCGAGATTTTTGACGGGCTCGGGCTGGTCAAGGTGCTCTCGGAAAAGCAGTTCGACGCCTTCACGGCAGTCATCGGTTCCGGTCCCGCATACGTCTTCTATTTCATGGAGGCGCTCATGGAGGCCGGGGTCAATCTCGGGCTGACGCGGCAGGAGTCCACGGAAATGGTCGAAGCGCTCTTCAGCGGCTCGTCCAGACTCGCCAAGGAGTCCGATCACCATGTCAGCCAGTTGCGCGAAATGGTCAGCTCCCCTGCCGGAACGACCATCAAGGCGCTGCTGCATCTGGATCGCACGGCGACGCGAGGCAATATTGTGGACGCGGTCACGGAATCCTATCTGCGCAGTATCGAACTCGGTTCCAAGTAA
- a CDS encoding ABC transporter permease codes for MTTYALLGALEQGFAFGLMVLGVYITFRILDFPDLTVDGSLPLGAAVSAVAISGGHSPALACAMAAGAGFLAGMVTGILNTKLKILHLLASILTMIALYSINLRVMGKPNMTLLGADTVVDQFNAFTGLPMFQSTPILFGIISFAVVGLLIWFMHTEIGLAVLATGDNPRMITSQGVNTDTVIIFGVGLSNALVAVSGALVAQNQGAADVNMGVGTIIAGLASVIIGETVFGDKSISRALIAAVLGSVLYRVAIALALGLKLGSFSITPSDLNLITAVLVVIALTAPKMKQKLFAGRRA; via the coding sequence ATGACGACGTACGCCCTGCTGGGGGCGCTGGAACAGGGGTTCGCCTTCGGCCTGATGGTCCTTGGCGTATACATCACGTTCCGCATCCTCGATTTTCCGGACCTCACGGTCGATGGCAGCCTGCCGCTTGGCGCAGCGGTTTCCGCCGTTGCGATATCCGGCGGCCACTCCCCGGCGCTGGCCTGCGCCATGGCTGCGGGGGCGGGATTTCTCGCAGGCATGGTCACCGGCATCCTCAATACGAAGCTCAAGATTCTGCACCTGCTGGCATCCATCCTGACCATGATCGCCCTGTATTCCATCAACCTGAGGGTCATGGGCAAACCCAATATGACACTTCTCGGCGCGGACACGGTGGTGGATCAGTTCAACGCCTTCACCGGCCTGCCCATGTTCCAGTCCACGCCGATTCTTTTCGGAATCATCTCCTTTGCCGTGGTCGGACTGCTGATCTGGTTCATGCATACCGAAATCGGCCTTGCCGTGCTGGCAACCGGTGACAACCCGCGAATGATCACCAGTCAGGGTGTGAATACCGACACGGTCATCATCTTCGGCGTGGGTCTCTCCAATGCTCTTGTGGCGGTTTCCGGCGCTCTCGTGGCCCAGAATCAGGGAGCGGCGGACGTCAACATGGGGGTGGGAACCATCATCGCGGGCCTTGCCTCTGTCATCATCGGCGAAACAGTTTTTGGCGATAAATCCATCAGCCGCGCTCTGATTGCCGCCGTGCTCGGCTCGGTGCTCTACCGCGTGGCCATCGCCCTCGCCCTCGGCCTCAAGCTCGGCTCCTTCTCCATCACGCCGAGCGACCTGAACCTCATCACCGCCGTGCTGGTGGTCATCGCACTCACCGCGCCCAAGATGAAGCAGAAGCTCTTTGCCGGGAGGCGGGCATGA
- a CDS encoding ABC transporter substrate-binding protein, with protein sequence MKRIIVALCLTLLMATGAAAGESRLISITQIVEHPSLDAMRQGFKDRIIELGIDAEFKEHIAQGNPATSVQIANQIKGEQPDLVLAITTPSAQHAVQKIKDRPIVFTGVTDPVGAGIVAHLDKPGGNVTGMTDMSPMHKHLNLVQDFMPELESLGVIYNAGEPNSVTLINLLKGFAKKEGVTIEEATIANSSGVYQAAKSLVGRADAIYIPLDNTAISALESAIKVCRQNRIPLFTGDTDSVRRGSIAALAIDYRQMGIQTADIAARILNEGADPAEMPVETIKRLQLYVNPGAAESMGLEIPAEMLEKADEVVK encoded by the coding sequence ATGAAACGCATCATCGTCGCGCTTTGCCTGACCCTGCTCATGGCAACAGGCGCCGCAGCCGGAGAGTCCCGCCTCATTTCCATCACCCAGATCGTTGAACATCCCTCCCTCGATGCCATGCGTCAGGGATTCAAGGACAGGATCATCGAACTCGGCATCGACGCCGAATTCAAGGAACATATCGCTCAGGGCAACCCCGCCACCAGCGTGCAGATCGCCAACCAGATCAAGGGCGAGCAGCCCGACCTCGTGCTGGCGATCACCACGCCTTCCGCACAGCACGCGGTGCAGAAGATCAAGGACCGCCCCATCGTCTTCACAGGCGTCACCGATCCGGTCGGTGCAGGCATCGTGGCCCATCTGGACAAGCCGGGCGGCAACGTCACCGGCATGACCGACATGAGCCCCATGCACAAGCACCTCAACCTCGTGCAGGACTTCATGCCCGAACTGGAAAGCCTCGGCGTCATCTACAATGCCGGCGAACCCAACTCCGTGACCCTGATCAACCTGCTCAAGGGATTTGCCAAGAAAGAGGGCGTGACCATCGAAGAAGCCACCATCGCCAACTCTTCCGGCGTGTATCAGGCGGCCAAGAGCCTTGTGGGACGCGCGGACGCCATTTACATCCCGCTGGACAACACCGCCATTTCCGCTCTTGAATCCGCCATCAAGGTCTGTCGTCAGAACCGCATCCCCCTGTTCACCGGCGATACCGACTCCGTTCGCCGCGGTTCGATCGCCGCGCTGGCCATCGATTATCGTCAGATGGGCATCCAGACCGCTGACATCGCCGCCAGAATTTTGAATGAAGGTGCCGATCCGGCCGAAATGCCGGTGGAAACCATCAAGCGGCTTCAGCTTTACGTGAACCCCGGCGCAGCCGAATCCATGGGTCTTGAAATTCCGGCCGAGATGCTTGAAAAGGCCGATGAGGTCGTGAAGTAA
- a CDS encoding ABC transporter ATP-binding protein, translating into MLNVSDGIKVFNKGGVNEVTALNGVSLDVREGDFVTVIGSNGAGKSTFLNAVAGTFRLDSGKVELDGDDVTGWPEYKRAGRIGRVFQDPLMGTCAGATIEQNLALAMKRGKRRGLGMGVKRRDRDYFRERLETLNLGLEDRLGTATGLLSGGQRQALTMLMATLVRPRLLLLDEHTAALDPKTASMILDLTDELVSGQRLTTLMVTHNMQQAISLGNRLIMFHRGEIVMDICGEEKKGLKVEDLLQRFAKLRGGEGVTDRMLLG; encoded by the coding sequence ATGCTGAACGTTTCCGACGGAATCAAGGTATTCAACAAGGGCGGCGTCAACGAAGTCACGGCCCTGAACGGCGTGAGCCTTGATGTGCGCGAAGGCGATTTCGTCACTGTCATCGGCTCCAACGGCGCTGGCAAGTCCACGTTTCTCAATGCGGTGGCCGGTACGTTCCGGCTCGACTCGGGCAAGGTGGAGCTGGATGGCGACGACGTAACCGGCTGGCCGGAATACAAGCGCGCCGGACGCATCGGCCGCGTGTTTCAGGACCCGCTCATGGGCACCTGCGCCGGAGCCACCATCGAACAGAATCTGGCTCTGGCCATGAAACGTGGCAAGCGGCGCGGACTCGGCATGGGCGTGAAGCGCCGCGACCGCGACTATTTTCGCGAACGGCTGGAGACGCTGAACCTTGGCCTTGAAGACCGGCTCGGGACAGCAACCGGCCTGCTCTCCGGCGGCCAGCGTCAGGCCCTGACCATGCTCATGGCCACACTGGTGCGCCCTCGCCTACTCCTGCTCGACGAGCACACGGCCGCCCTCGACCCGAAGACCGCGAGCATGATCCTCGACCTGACGGACGAATTGGTTTCCGGGCAGCGGTTGACCACACTGATGGTGACGCACAACATGCAGCAGGCCATCAGCCTCGGCAACCGACTCATCATGTTCCACCGGGGTGAGATAGTCATGGATATCTGCGGCGAGGAGAAGAAAGGCCTGAAAGTCGAAGATCTTTTGCAGCGCTTTGCCAAGCTTCGCGGCGGTGAGGGGGTCACCGACCGCATGTTGCTGGGCTAG
- the lspA gene encoding signal peptidase II, with product MNRYAIAGIWATVMVALDQWTKWLIMETFPLWSWKKVIPGFFNLVHVRNKGTAWGFLDRDDIDWQVPLFVGITVVALVFIAQLLRKTEESDRFMIAGLGMIAGGAVGNLIDRVRLGEVVDFLDFYVGTYHWPAFNVADSALTVGAGAVLVSLWINRKDASGTD from the coding sequence ATGAACCGCTACGCAATAGCCGGAATATGGGCGACCGTCATGGTCGCCCTTGATCAATGGACCAAATGGCTGATCATGGAAACGTTCCCCCTGTGGAGTTGGAAGAAGGTCATCCCCGGATTCTTCAACCTCGTCCACGTCCGCAACAAGGGAACGGCATGGGGCTTTCTGGACCGTGACGATATCGACTGGCAGGTACCGCTCTTCGTCGGCATTACCGTGGTCGCTCTCGTATTCATCGCGCAACTGCTGCGCAAGACTGAGGAGTCCGACAGGTTCATGATCGCCGGGCTCGGCATGATCGCCGGTGGAGCGGTCGGCAACCTCATCGACCGGGTTCGCCTCGGAGAAGTTGTCGATTTTCTGGACTTTTACGTGGGAACATACCACTGGCCCGCCTTCAACGTGGCTGACTCGGCCCTGACCGTTGGCGCAGGTGCGGTGCTTGTCTCGCTCTGGATAAACAGGAAGGATGCATCCGGTACTGATTAG
- the ndk gene encoding nucleoside-diphosphate kinase has translation MTVETTLSIIKPDAVAAGNIGAILQMISDAGLKIKAMKMVQMSQKEAEGFYAVHKERPFFGELVEFMTSGPAVVSILEGENAIARYRELMGATNPEQAEEGTIRKNFATNIQNNAVHGSDAPETAAVETAYFFSSIEQVN, from the coding sequence ATGACTGTAGAAACCACTCTTTCCATCATCAAGCCCGACGCCGTCGCGGCGGGCAACATCGGCGCCATCCTGCAGATGATCAGCGACGCGGGCCTCAAGATCAAGGCCATGAAAATGGTCCAGATGAGCCAGAAGGAAGCCGAAGGCTTCTACGCGGTTCACAAGGAACGCCCTTTCTTTGGCGAACTGGTGGAATTCATGACTTCCGGCCCGGCAGTGGTCTCAATCCTCGAAGGCGAGAACGCCATCGCCCGCTACCGGGAACTGATGGGCGCCACCAACCCGGAACAGGCAGAGGAAGGCACAATCCGCAAGAATTTTGCAACCAACATCCAGAACAACGCCGTTCACGGCTCCGACGCTCCCGAAACCGCCGCAGTCGAAACGGCCTACTTCTTCAGCAGCATCGAACAGGTGAACTAA
- a CDS encoding MFS transporter, with amino-acid sequence MTLSSKIFNENTEKWYSGYAFQGAVVLGIAPILIPIIVGKAAGNGAAGIVVAAFYAGQLLSPLLGGLADRTGKLRMIWAFGYAILGLCLALFGGTSNLVFWMTLCFLQGVGAAASNTVAAMFIVEFKPKAQWDDRIGWLQTFYGAGQAIGLGLAAALQATPELGMLASGLLMLPGWWLGRKGLPAEEDRTPQESAQRTGGNRPARQPVPHSHHRLGRLKHFYNLLTRLKSGYGLFIFSWFLSMLSMWLIFNLYPLLMQQTYGIGAFASSLYYAAGAFIGIFAYAPSGALGRRVGNGFVVMLAYALVIVSVAGMTVLAFTNSAQSVWLAPLFFLLTPIAWSPAIVAGTAYVAELADFEEGSAIGIFNATTAIGSVLAALGAGGIADSLGFSSVLVLSGVLGIAACVPLAKVMISRKKDAVETTGEGGKRVF; translated from the coding sequence ATGACGCTCTCATCGAAAATTTTCAATGAAAACACTGAAAAATGGTATTCGGGGTATGCTTTTCAAGGTGCCGTGGTGCTCGGCATCGCCCCCATCCTGATTCCGATAATCGTCGGCAAGGCTGCGGGAAATGGCGCGGCGGGTATTGTCGTGGCCGCGTTCTACGCCGGCCAGTTGCTTTCGCCACTGCTTGGAGGGCTGGCCGACAGAACCGGCAAACTGCGCATGATTTGGGCGTTCGGCTATGCGATTCTGGGGCTGTGTCTTGCGCTCTTTGGCGGAACGTCGAATCTGGTTTTCTGGATGACCCTTTGTTTCCTTCAGGGCGTGGGGGCCGCCGCCAGCAATACCGTGGCCGCCATGTTTATCGTGGAGTTCAAGCCCAAGGCGCAATGGGATGATCGAATAGGATGGCTTCAGACGTTCTACGGAGCGGGACAGGCCATTGGGCTGGGCCTTGCCGCGGCGCTTCAGGCCACGCCGGAGTTGGGAATGCTCGCTTCCGGGCTGCTCATGCTTCCCGGCTGGTGGCTGGGGCGCAAAGGGCTGCCAGCCGAGGAAGATCGAACCCCTCAGGAGTCGGCACAGAGAACCGGAGGCAACCGCCCGGCGCGTCAGCCGGTGCCGCACAGTCATCATAGGCTTGGCCGACTCAAGCATTTCTACAACCTGTTGACGCGATTGAAATCCGGGTACGGGCTGTTCATCTTCAGTTGGTTCCTTTCCATGCTCTCCATGTGGCTCATCTTCAATCTGTATCCGCTTCTGATGCAGCAGACTTATGGCATCGGGGCCTTTGCTTCATCCCTGTACTATGCCGCGGGGGCTTTTATAGGAATCTTTGCGTATGCACCGTCAGGCGCGCTGGGAAGAAGGGTCGGCAATGGCTTTGTGGTCATGCTTGCCTATGCGCTCGTCATCGTGTCCGTGGCCGGGATGACGGTGCTTGCATTCACGAACAGCGCACAGAGCGTCTGGCTGGCACCGCTTTTCTTTTTGCTCACGCCCATTGCGTGGTCGCCGGCAATCGTCGCAGGTACGGCCTATGTGGCGGAGCTGGCCGATTTCGAGGAAGGCAGCGCCATCGGAATATTCAATGCCACCACTGCCATCGGCAGCGTGCTGGCAGCGCTCGGCGCAGGCGGCATCGCGGATTCCCTCGGTTTTTCAAGCGTGCTCGTGCTTTCAGGCGTACTCGGAATCGCGGCCTGCGTCCCGCTTGCCAAGGTCATGATCTCGCGTAAAAAAGACGCTGTTGAAACAACAGGGGAAGGCGGGAAGAGGGTGTTTTAG